One stretch of Lacrimispora sphenoides DNA includes these proteins:
- a CDS encoding carbohydrate ABC transporter permease, whose product MGLFRQYGDDQRCKSVLRNGAMAAILLFLAVLTLFPIYYMVISSFGPPNEIGAASYTLFPKYVTLDSYKFFFGFSKSSFRWIVNSMIVAGVVTLSNVVFAGMAGYAFAKVRFPGSKVLFFLLLFAMMVPYQVTQVPLYILVANVLKLTDTYTALIVPSLVTFYNVFMAKQFFSSLPTSILEAARTEGCNQFQILIKIVIPISKTILSVMAIMTFMGSWNTFFWPFLICNNEQMQTIQVGLKNFSFANTTYFSPMMAGATISALPMFILFFTLQKYFLEGVTVGAVKG is encoded by the coding sequence ATGGGTTTGTTCAGGCAATATGGGGACGATCAAAGATGTAAATCAGTGTTAAGAAACGGGGCAATGGCAGCCATCCTGCTCTTCTTGGCCGTCCTGACTCTGTTTCCAATTTATTACATGGTTATCTCATCCTTTGGACCGCCAAATGAGATTGGGGCAGCCAGTTATACTCTGTTTCCTAAATATGTAACATTGGATTCCTATAAATTCTTTTTTGGATTTAGCAAAAGCTCGTTCCGCTGGATCGTAAATTCTATGATTGTTGCGGGCGTCGTCACATTAAGCAATGTGGTCTTTGCCGGAATGGCTGGGTATGCATTTGCAAAAGTAAGGTTTCCGGGAAGTAAGGTATTATTTTTCCTTCTGTTGTTTGCGATGATGGTACCCTATCAGGTCACGCAGGTTCCGTTGTACATATTGGTAGCCAATGTGCTGAAGCTGACAGATACTTATACCGCATTGATCGTGCCGTCTCTGGTCACCTTCTACAATGTATTTATGGCGAAACAGTTCTTTTCTTCCCTACCCACTTCTATTCTGGAAGCGGCAAGGACAGAAGGCTGCAATCAGTTTCAGATCCTGATAAAAATAGTCATACCTATTTCAAAAACAATTTTATCCGTTATGGCGATCATGACCTTTATGGGCAGCTGGAATACCTTTTTCTGGCCGTTTCTGATATGCAACAATGAACAGATGCAGACCATTCAGGTTGGGCTTAAAAACTTCAGTTTTGCAAATACCACTTATTTTTCACCAATGATGGCAGGGGCAACAATTTCGGCATTGCCTATGTTTATACTGTTCTTTACCTTGCAGAAATATTTTCTGGAAGGAGTAACGGTGGGTGCGGTGAAGGGATAA
- a CDS encoding carbohydrate ABC transporter permease, with translation MQTAKKRKRLNNDAKWGYVFVFVPIVSFIIFTLYPVVQAAIVSFQSYKPLKTEFVGFANYSNTLKNGLFFKSIWNTAVYTAVTVPISILVAFIISILLVPFKKRSQSFFKAVFYLPGIASGVALSFVWKWIFDPLPSGLLNSVIRAFGIQNQNWLGSSQTAMLSLIIMTIFSGLGSTVIIYVAALLGIDPTYYEVANIDGATFLQRIKYVVWPMVKPTTVFLTITGVINAFQAFQTSYLMTGGGPDHATTMVGLLIFNNAFKYFNYGEACAQALLLAGIIAVFAVLQFKVMAADVEY, from the coding sequence ATGCAGACAGCAAAGAAAAGAAAGCGGTTAAACAATGATGCCAAATGGGGGTATGTTTTCGTATTCGTGCCCATTGTATCATTTATTATCTTCACATTATATCCGGTAGTCCAGGCGGCAATTGTAAGCTTTCAATCCTATAAGCCCCTAAAAACAGAGTTTGTGGGATTTGCTAATTACAGTAACACATTGAAAAACGGACTATTCTTTAAATCCATCTGGAACACTGCCGTGTATACGGCCGTAACGGTGCCCATCTCCATCCTGGTGGCATTTATCATCTCCATTCTGCTGGTTCCCTTTAAGAAAAGAAGCCAGTCATTTTTTAAAGCAGTATTTTATCTGCCCGGGATTGCATCGGGAGTAGCTCTCTCCTTTGTATGGAAATGGATATTCGATCCTCTGCCAAGCGGCCTGTTAAATTCGGTGATCCGGGCATTTGGGATCCAGAATCAGAACTGGCTGGGCAGCTCTCAGACGGCTATGCTGTCACTGATTATCATGACAATATTCTCAGGCCTTGGTTCTACTGTCATTATTTATGTAGCTGCATTGCTTGGGATTGATCCCACTTATTATGAGGTTGCCAATATTGACGGAGCAACCTTTTTGCAGAGGATCAAATACGTAGTATGGCCTATGGTCAAACCGACCACTGTTTTTCTGACCATCACCGGAGTGATCAATGCGTTCCAGGCATTTCAGACGTCGTATTTAATGACAGGGGGCGGACCGGATCATGCCACTACTATGGTAGGACTGCTAATATTTAACAATGCTTTCAAATATTTTAACTATGGGGAAGCATGTGCACAGGCATTATTATTGGCAGGAATCATTGCGGTCTTTGCAGTCTTACAGTTTAAGGTAATGGCTGCAGATGTTGAGTACTAG
- a CDS encoding PIG-L deacetylase family protein has protein sequence MERRMNGERKCIMAIGGHVGDVELTSGGFLATMALKDYRIVTVALTGGERGNPPDRSVEEYRIQKEKEAVSFAKMLGGEAVVFPYTDGELPDNEEVRFRLCDTIRQYRPAALLTHWKNSMHKDHETTHRIVKDAQFFAGLSGLQRENSAHFAKGPYYAENWEDSAGFEKYIYLEVSKEGFELWKTAIDTHWFAVHSPSFPYKEYYEHLMRVNGCLARTGYAEAFDVDQEQKKVILSEV, from the coding sequence ATGGAAAGACGGATGAATGGAGAAAGAAAGTGCATCATGGCGATAGGAGGCCATGTGGGAGATGTAGAGCTGACTAGCGGTGGATTTCTGGCGACTATGGCACTTAAGGATTACCGGATCGTTACTGTGGCATTAACCGGTGGGGAAAGAGGGAATCCGCCTGATAGGTCTGTGGAAGAATACAGAATACAAAAGGAAAAGGAAGCCGTTTCCTTTGCCAAGATGCTGGGAGGGGAGGCAGTGGTATTCCCTTACACGGATGGAGAATTGCCGGACAATGAGGAGGTAAGGTTTCGGCTTTGTGATACGATCCGGCAATACCGGCCCGCTGCATTGCTGACTCATTGGAAGAACAGCATGCACAAAGATCATGAAACAACCCACAGGATCGTTAAGGATGCTCAGTTTTTCGCAGGGCTTTCCGGACTTCAAAGGGAAAACAGCGCTCATTTTGCAAAAGGGCCCTACTATGCGGAAAACTGGGAAGATTCTGCTGGCTTTGAAAAATATATTTATCTGGAAGTTTCAAAAGAAGGATTTGAACTATGGAAAACAGCCATTGACACCCATTGGTTTGCCGTACACAGTCCATCGTTTCCCTATAAAGAGTATTATGAGCATCTCATGAGAGTAAACGGCTGCCTGGCAAGAACCGGGTATGCAGAGGCATTTGATGTGGATCAGGAACAAAAAAAGGTTATATTATCGGAAGTGTAA
- a CDS encoding ROK family protein, which translates to MKQYLAIDIGGTYIKYSLMDTEYRVLHEGNTPTEKLPAEFLRQFMGIVKTYVDQISGVAICMGGFIHPVTGENTDFSVGANFRAYRLKEEINRNYPIPVVLENDSNCAALGEMVRGAGRGFRDICMVTFGTGIGGAIIINRELYRGSHFKSGEVGFTRVGLRDADGKPAAEGTGATSLLVRKVSEILGWEVDGAYIFNHLDQPDIDRVYREWLYKGAMVIGNFAVTVDPEILLIGGGISENKIFIRDMKEAVYTLYPHLEPYTAIEACEQGNMAGRMGALYLLLQSGEGGVQS; encoded by the coding sequence ATGAAACAATACCTGGCAATTGATATAGGAGGTACTTACATAAAATACAGCCTTATGGATACGGAATACCGGGTTCTTCATGAAGGAAATACACCAACGGAAAAACTGCCGGCTGAATTTCTCCGGCAGTTCATGGGGATCGTGAAGACCTATGTGGATCAGATAAGCGGCGTTGCAATCTGCATGGGCGGTTTTATCCATCCGGTAACAGGAGAAAATACGGATTTCAGCGTTGGGGCTAATTTCAGGGCGTATCGTTTAAAGGAAGAGATAAACAGGAACTATCCAATTCCCGTTGTACTTGAAAATGACAGCAATTGCGCCGCACTGGGAGAAATGGTACGAGGAGCAGGAAGGGGGTTTAGGGATATTTGTATGGTCACCTTTGGAACAGGGATTGGTGGTGCCATCATCATAAACCGGGAATTATACCGGGGCAGCCACTTTAAATCCGGGGAGGTGGGATTTACCAGAGTCGGCCTCCGGGATGCAGATGGAAAGCCGGCGGCAGAAGGAACAGGAGCAACCTCTCTTCTGGTCAGAAAGGTATCGGAGATCCTTGGCTGGGAGGTGGATGGAGCGTATATATTTAACCACCTGGACCAGCCGGACATTGACCGGGTATACCGGGAATGGCTTTACAAGGGTGCAATGGTGATCGGCAACTTTGCTGTCACGGTAGATCCTGAAATACTGCTGATCGGCGGGGGAATCAGTGAAAATAAGATATTTATAAGGGATATGAAAGAAGCGGTATATACCCTGTATCCCCACCTGGAACCATATACGGCCATTGAGGCCTGTGAACAGGGAAATATGGCAGGGAGAATGGGGGCCCTGTATTTATTACTGCAAAGCGGAGAAGGAGGCGTTCAGTCATGA
- the nagZ gene encoding beta-N-acetylhexosaminidase, with translation MGEMTLKQKIGQMIVAGFPARELSEDMIQLVREYKVGNVILFSHNIESRNQLKGLCESIQRLVKEETGEYAFITIDQEGGVVRRLPEGSVSIPGAMALAQTGDKENAYEAALLTGQELRELGINFNLAPVLDINNNPDNPVIGVRSFGPDKTVVTEFGCAMVKGYLDSGIMCSVKHFPGHGDTAVDSHLSLPSIRKSYDELEQEELIPFIEAFRRGATAVTLAHILFPKIEKENLPVTMSETMIRGILRNRLGFEGLVISDCLEMNAIKEYFGTASGAKKAITAGVDLVFISHTAGLAAEAAREIERAVKSGEIPLSRIDDAVERILAYKKRYAAPNAVVGKKSLKEPGEFVKSLFRDSIRFTNRERGYGHLLGENPVFLSCFAYRSTLASSRVMEDLLFAAYMQERFGGDAYSFSIDPDSREINEILERVNGKRYTNLVLGTYNGHLNRGQSFLAKELEKLKIPMVMAAFRNPYDLDEVGDEVDKIAAYEYSRQSFEAVVLLVKQ, from the coding sequence ATGGGGGAAATGACATTAAAACAAAAGATCGGACAAATGATCGTGGCCGGTTTTCCAGCCAGAGAGTTAAGTGAAGACATGATACAGCTGGTAAGAGAGTATAAGGTTGGGAACGTTATCTTGTTTTCCCATAACATAGAAAGCAGGAACCAGCTAAAGGGACTTTGTGAGTCCATTCAAAGGCTGGTAAAGGAAGAAACCGGAGAATATGCCTTTATCACCATCGACCAGGAGGGTGGAGTTGTAAGAAGACTTCCCGAAGGATCGGTCAGCATACCGGGAGCAATGGCTCTTGCACAGACCGGAGATAAGGAAAATGCATATGAGGCGGCTCTTCTTACGGGGCAGGAATTAAGAGAGCTGGGAATCAATTTCAATCTGGCTCCGGTACTGGATATTAATAACAACCCGGATAATCCGGTGATCGGTGTGCGAAGCTTTGGACCGGATAAGACTGTGGTAACCGAATTTGGCTGTGCAATGGTGAAAGGATATTTAGATTCCGGAATCATGTGTTCGGTGAAGCATTTTCCGGGCCATGGCGATACGGCAGTGGATTCTCATCTTTCCCTGCCCAGCATCCGGAAATCCTATGATGAACTGGAGCAGGAGGAGCTGATTCCGTTTATAGAAGCCTTCCGGCGGGGAGCCACAGCCGTAACCCTGGCCCACATTTTGTTTCCCAAAATCGAAAAAGAAAATTTACCGGTAACCATGTCAGAAACCATGATCCGGGGAATCTTGAGAAACAGGCTGGGATTTGAAGGATTGGTGATTTCCGATTGCCTGGAAATGAATGCCATTAAAGAATACTTTGGTACTGCTTCCGGAGCTAAAAAGGCCATAACTGCAGGTGTGGATCTTGTATTCATTTCCCATACGGCAGGCCTTGCAGCGGAAGCGGCCAGGGAAATAGAGAGGGCAGTGAAATCCGGCGAGATTCCATTATCCCGGATAGATGATGCTGTGGAACGGATCCTGGCATACAAAAAAAGATATGCAGCGCCCAATGCAGTTGTGGGAAAGAAATCCCTTAAGGAACCGGGAGAGTTTGTAAAATCACTGTTTCGTGACAGTATACGGTTTACGAACCGGGAAAGGGGATATGGCCATCTTCTGGGAGAAAATCCAGTATTTTTAAGCTGTTTTGCCTACCGTTCCACTTTGGCCTCTAGCCGTGTGATGGAGGATCTGCTGTTTGCTGCATATATGCAGGAAAGGTTTGGTGGAGATGCGTATTCTTTTTCCATAGATCCGGATTCAAGGGAAATAAACGAAATACTGGAAAGGGTAAACGGTAAGAGATATACCAATCTTGTACTTGGCACCTACAATGGACATTTAAACCGTGGTCAGAGTTTCCTGGCAAAAGAACTGGAAAAGTTAAAGATACCGATGGTTATGGCGGCATTCCGAAATCCCTATGATCTGGATGAAGTCGGTGATGAGGTTGATAAAATTGCGGCATATGAATACAGCAGACAATCCTTTGAGGCTGTGGTGCTTTTGGTTAAGCAGTGA
- a CDS encoding GNAT family N-acetyltransferase, with amino-acid sequence MLFLDLSKENVGTAYELFEDAVRAKEVLFCPFESQSDFFKFFMEDQAEEVNKITILEEHGWGFASGCFLSGESRAYLSMIAVKKEMQRQGIGKAMLACLEDRLRKESGVSKIEIVFFNPMTFPWQIPGKKAADHPNAPGVDVGSNAYLFFKNCRYRDYAMQNSYYLDLDDYSEPDFAADIKERLEKEDITIEIYNSDMHYGMEEMIHKFQNPLWERDILVEAAKGENSRPILIAAHNGKVIGFTGPLDVEKSGRGYFCGIGVDPDYRGKRISTILFCGLCISLKEKGAGFMSLFTGENNPARNIYEAAGFRIVRTWADMRKEWKDG; translated from the coding sequence ATGTTATTTTTGGATCTGAGCAAAGAGAATGTAGGAACCGCCTATGAATTGTTTGAAGATGCGGTCCGGGCAAAAGAGGTATTGTTCTGTCCCTTTGAAAGCCAGAGTGACTTTTTTAAGTTTTTTATGGAAGACCAGGCAGAAGAGGTGAACAAAATCACCATTCTGGAAGAACATGGCTGGGGATTTGCGTCCGGCTGCTTTTTAAGCGGCGAGAGCAGAGCCTATCTTTCCATGATTGCTGTAAAAAAGGAAATGCAGAGACAGGGAATCGGAAAAGCAATGCTTGCCTGTCTGGAGGATAGACTACGTAAGGAAAGCGGAGTTTCAAAGATAGAAATTGTTTTCTTTAATCCCATGACCTTTCCCTGGCAGATTCCGGGGAAAAAGGCGGCAGATCACCCCAATGCTCCGGGAGTGGACGTGGGAAGTAATGCCTACCTTTTCTTCAAAAACTGCAGGTACCGGGATTATGCCATGCAGAACAGCTATTATTTAGACCTTGATGATTATTCTGAGCCTGATTTTGCGGCAGACATCAAAGAAAGGTTGGAAAAAGAGGATATTACGATAGAGATTTATAATTCTGACATGCATTACGGCATGGAAGAAATGATACATAAGTTCCAAAATCCTTTGTGGGAAAGAGACATTCTGGTGGAGGCGGCAAAGGGAGAAAACAGCCGTCCCATTCTGATCGCAGCACACAATGGCAAAGTGATCGGCTTTACAGGTCCGCTGGATGTAGAAAAGAGCGGAAGGGGATATTTTTGCGGAATCGGCGTAGATCCCGATTACCGGGGGAAAAGGATATCAACAATCCTGTTTTGCGGGTTATGCATAAGCCTGAAGGAAAAGGGGGCAGGTTTTATGAGCCTTTTTACAGGAGAAAATAATCCGGCAAGAAATATTTATGAAGCTGCAGGTTTCCGGATTGTAAGGACCTGGGCAGATATGAGGAAGGAATGGAAAGACGGATGA
- a CDS encoding ABC transporter substrate-binding protein encodes MKKRKLSVLLAAAMIASTLAGCGTTAKGTAVQQSNGKDIVKALLPPVSASYQDKLMEYAKEFNEANPDLELQITTASWEDITEKLDVQVNAGSPPDIAFIGSNGVTKYLDTEMLVDISQYADKEMIEDYNADIINYFKNGDGLYGFPAYVEIQAIGGNKAMLEEAGIDWQGVQKNGWTYEEFREAIKKGVVKNGDSYSRYGFVFACSGVAAKDYFSIFVKNAGMPAAFDKDLKYTYTSSHMVPFLKDIRALIDDGSMPKELSSVDAGKRWNMFLTGQTMITGKGLSVFEKLAADNNKKLAANDGSAVEGSQEVEYIVLPVPTFQGNKQQAQGAVDGYVCFRGKDEPSPDHLKNVAKAAYFLASGKRAAETCQELYISPICKSGEEAFASLPPMEGKNENNTKAVKNFASQVAEARPDIPADLGAKAIKIEDEVILPKFQGLLAGEITPEEMHEAIKKAAVEAFGEEGCVMD; translated from the coding sequence ATGAAAAAAAGAAAACTATCCGTACTGTTGGCAGCAGCCATGATTGCCAGTACACTGGCGGGCTGCGGAACTACCGCAAAGGGCACTGCGGTGCAGCAAAGCAATGGAAAAGACATTGTTAAGGCATTGCTTCCGCCTGTTTCTGCATCCTATCAGGATAAACTGATGGAATATGCAAAGGAATTTAACGAAGCCAATCCTGATTTGGAGCTGCAGATCACAACGGCAAGCTGGGAAGACATTACGGAAAAACTGGATGTTCAGGTAAATGCAGGCTCTCCGCCTGATATTGCCTTCATCGGCTCTAACGGAGTCACGAAATATCTGGACACGGAAATGCTGGTAGACATTTCCCAATATGCGGATAAGGAAATGATAGAAGATTATAACGCAGATATTATCAACTATTTTAAAAATGGTGACGGGCTTTATGGATTCCCCGCCTATGTGGAGATACAGGCAATCGGCGGTAATAAGGCCATGCTGGAGGAAGCAGGGATCGACTGGCAGGGAGTACAGAAAAATGGCTGGACCTATGAAGAATTCCGGGAAGCTATCAAAAAGGGTGTTGTAAAGAACGGAGACAGCTATTCCCGGTACGGCTTTGTTTTTGCCTGTTCAGGCGTAGCGGCAAAGGATTATTTTTCAATCTTTGTAAAAAATGCAGGTATGCCTGCCGCCTTTGACAAAGATTTGAAATATACATATACGAGCAGTCATATGGTTCCATTTTTAAAAGACATCAGAGCCTTAATCGACGATGGCTCCATGCCGAAAGAATTAAGTTCCGTGGATGCGGGAAAACGATGGAACATGTTCCTGACCGGGCAGACCATGATCACCGGAAAGGGACTTTCGGTTTTTGAAAAGTTAGCTGCCGATAATAATAAAAAGCTGGCTGCTAATGACGGAAGTGCAGTAGAAGGAAGCCAGGAAGTGGAATACATCGTATTGCCGGTTCCTACGTTCCAAGGAAATAAGCAGCAGGCCCAGGGAGCAGTAGATGGATATGTGTGCTTCCGCGGCAAGGATGAACCAAGCCCGGATCATTTAAAGAACGTGGCGAAGGCTGCCTATTTCCTGGCAAGCGGTAAAAGAGCGGCAGAAACCTGTCAGGAGCTTTATATCAGCCCCATATGCAAATCCGGAGAAGAAGCATTTGCTTCCCTTCCTCCGATGGAAGGGAAAAATGAGAATAATACAAAAGCAGTTAAAAACTTTGCCTCCCAGGTGGCGGAAGCCAGACCTGACATCCCGGCTGATTTAGGGGCAAAGGCTATAAAAATTGAGGATGAGGTTATTCTACCAAAATTCCAGGGGTTATTAGCAGGAGAAATTACCCCGGAGGAGATGCACGAGGCCATTAAAAAGGCTGCAGTGGAGGCGTTTGGTGAGGAAGGCTGTGTCATGGATTAA
- a CDS encoding BadF/BadG/BcrA/BcrD ATPase family protein produces the protein MNGPFVIGMDGGGTATTVMVAGLHGDPVKSFRLGPLNINGQSREAAEHTLTDLKSELELSGMNMSDCRGICIGAAGISNRDTAKLLTRNLKELGLQGVIRLVGDHETALAGALEEPAGVILIAGTGSICYGINESGAKFRAGGYGHIIDDAGSAYAIGRDILKAVVRSSDGRQGQTVLKEKTFRYLKMDSVEDLITWLYQPGRSKKEIAALAPLLEEGIREKDPASTEIQDHCGEELTELAGAVLTHFKSPVSLVVSGSVLMKNNEIYCLFCEKAKKRFPQLEIMKMRGEAAQGAVRIILRETAERNGYETIPGN, from the coding sequence TTGAATGGACCGTTTGTAATAGGAATGGATGGGGGCGGGACCGCCACCACTGTAATGGTAGCCGGACTTCATGGTGATCCAGTGAAAAGTTTCCGTTTAGGGCCTTTAAACATCAATGGACAGTCCCGGGAAGCGGCAGAACATACGTTGACGGATTTAAAGAGTGAACTGGAACTGTCAGGTATGAATATGAGTGACTGCAGGGGTATCTGCATTGGAGCCGCCGGAATCAGCAACCGGGATACGGCAAAATTGCTGACCCGGAATTTGAAAGAACTGGGGCTGCAGGGAGTGATCAGGCTGGTGGGAGACCATGAAACTGCCCTGGCAGGGGCGCTTGAGGAACCAGCCGGCGTCATACTCATTGCCGGGACCGGTTCGATTTGTTATGGGATCAATGAGTCCGGAGCTAAGTTCCGGGCCGGGGGCTACGGCCATATCATTGATGATGCCGGAAGTGCCTATGCCATTGGAAGGGATATTTTAAAAGCAGTGGTGAGGTCATCGGATGGGAGACAGGGGCAGACCGTATTGAAGGAAAAAACATTCCGCTATCTAAAGATGGATTCTGTGGAGGATCTTATCACCTGGCTGTATCAGCCAGGGAGAAGCAAAAAAGAGATCGCCGCCCTGGCTCCCCTTCTGGAGGAAGGAATCAGGGAGAAGGATCCGGCTTCCACGGAGATTCAGGATCATTGCGGGGAAGAACTGACGGAGCTGGCGGGAGCCGTACTGACTCATTTTAAGTCTCCGGTTTCCCTGGTTGTAAGCGGAAGTGTATTAATGAAAAATAATGAGATATACTGCCTGTTTTGTGAAAAGGCGAAAAAAAGATTTCCCCAGCTGGAGATCATGAAGATGAGGGGGGAAGCTGCCCAGGGGGCCGTCAGGATCATATTACGGGAGACAGCGGAAAGGAACGGATATGAAACAATACCTGGCAATTGA
- a CDS encoding exo-beta-N-acetylmuramidase NamZ family protein, with amino-acid sequence MVKNGIECVDRWHKVFEGKRLGLITSISGVDRHLNSTIDILHKKYRLTALFGPEHGVRGNVGAGGDVEDYIDTDTGLPVYSLYRKNSKRLTKKMLDKVDAVVYDIQDLGVRYYTFISTMIYALEECASYEKELIILDRYNPLGDLAEGNCLKPGFESFVGAYPLCMRYGLTVGELALMVNKEKNLGCRLTVIPCEGWNRHTMHPETGHVWVMPSPGIPRYETALVYAGTCLFEGTNISEGRGTTAPFEIIGAPFVDAGKLVKHMTEKRLPGVLFSPAYFTPYFSKFKGEACEGIHIHVTDSRAFRSTICGLELLDAIKTIYEDRFSFLDPYEGSTRRMEDLLFGSDQLAKNASSKEELLAGFERDAKAFSERKKAYHLYK; translated from the coding sequence ATGGTGAAAAACGGGATCGAATGTGTGGACCGCTGGCATAAGGTCTTTGAGGGGAAACGTCTTGGTCTGATCACTTCCATTTCAGGCGTTGACAGGCATTTAAATTCTACCATCGACATACTTCATAAAAAATACCGGCTGACAGCCCTGTTTGGACCGGAGCACGGAGTCAGGGGAAATGTTGGCGCAGGCGGTGATGTTGAGGACTACATAGACACGGATACCGGATTGCCGGTATATAGCCTGTACCGGAAAAATTCAAAGAGGCTGACCAAGAAAATGTTAGATAAAGTGGATGCCGTAGTATATGATATTCAGGATCTTGGGGTCAGATATTACACCTTTATATCAACGATGATCTATGCGTTAGAAGAGTGCGCTAGTTATGAAAAAGAGCTTATTATACTGGACCGCTATAATCCTCTGGGGGATCTGGCGGAGGGCAACTGCTTAAAACCCGGATTTGAAAGCTTTGTAGGGGCTTATCCTCTGTGTATGCGCTATGGTCTTACGGTGGGAGAGCTGGCCCTTATGGTAAATAAGGAGAAAAACCTTGGCTGCCGGCTGACGGTAATTCCCTGTGAGGGCTGGAACAGGCATACCATGCATCCGGAGACCGGTCATGTGTGGGTGATGCCAAGCCCGGGAATTCCAAGATATGAAACTGCCCTCGTATATGCGGGAACCTGCCTTTTTGAAGGAACAAATATATCAGAAGGAAGGGGAACTACGGCACCTTTTGAAATAATCGGTGCGCCATTTGTAGATGCAGGTAAGCTCGTAAAGCATATGACAGAAAAAAGACTTCCAGGCGTGTTGTTTTCCCCGGCTTATTTTACACCCTACTTTTCAAAGTTTAAGGGAGAAGCCTGCGAAGGAATCCATATTCATGTTACGGACAGTCGGGCCTTCCGGTCCACGATCTGCGGTCTGGAGCTTCTTGATGCAATAAAGACCATTTATGAAGACCGCTTTTCTTTTCTGGATCCTTATGAGGGAAGCACCAGGCGGATGGAAGATCTTTTGTTCGGATCAGATCAGCTGGCAAAGAATGCCTCTTCAAAAGAAGAATTGCTGGCCGGATTTGAGAGGGATGCAAAAGCGTTTTCAGAGCGCAAAAAAGCATATCATCTTTATAAATGA
- a CDS encoding 6-phospho-beta-glucosidase: MKKGVKIVAIGGGSSYTPELVDGFLKRYKTLPVKELWLVDIPEGEKKLQIVAEFAKRMVKKARVPMKIHTTLERREALSGADFVITQLRVGQLQARVKDERIPLKHGLLGQETNGAGGLFKGMRTIPVILDICKDMEELCPEAWLINFTNPVGMVMEGVNRYCGFRKFIGLCNVPYGMHKAVADQLGRPMEEVNVTMGGLNHMVYVTRVEADGKDITEDVVSHWGEGGVVKNIKAVSWDKDFVKELGVLPCSYHRYYYMAKEYLEEALEKYEKHETRAELVEQVEKKLFELYQDPELDEKPELLSQRGGAYYSDSACNLIHSIYNDKGDIQVVNTVNRGAIKNFRNHEIVEVSCRITKDGPVPVNGVELPWTVNGLLQQIKSFEIAGCRAAITGSPQKALLALMINPLVGSQKEAKAVLYELLEAHKEYLPQFFSHKE; the protein is encoded by the coding sequence ATGAAAAAGGGTGTAAAAATCGTGGCAATCGGAGGAGGGTCCAGTTACACACCGGAGCTGGTGGATGGATTTTTAAAAAGGTACAAAACCCTGCCTGTGAAGGAGCTATGGCTGGTGGATATCCCAGAGGGTGAGAAAAAATTACAGATTGTAGCTGAATTTGCAAAGCGTATGGTAAAAAAAGCAAGAGTTCCAATGAAAATCCATACAACCCTGGAACGGAGAGAGGCTCTTTCCGGAGCTGATTTTGTCATAACCCAGCTGCGGGTGGGACAGCTGCAGGCAAGAGTGAAAGACGAAAGGATTCCCTTAAAGCACGGGCTCCTGGGCCAGGAAACCAATGGTGCAGGCGGCCTGTTCAAAGGTATGAGGACCATACCGGTTATTTTGGATATCTGTAAAGACATGGAGGAACTGTGCCCGGAAGCATGGCTGATCAACTTTACAAATCCGGTAGGCATGGTCATGGAGGGAGTGAACCGTTACTGCGGCTTCCGGAAGTTCATCGGGCTGTGCAATGTCCCTTACGGAATGCATAAGGCGGTGGCAGATCAGCTTGGAAGGCCTATGGAAGAGGTGAATGTCACCATGGGCGGTCTGAATCATATGGTTTACGTGACCAGAGTGGAGGCAGATGGAAAGGACATAACGGAAGACGTGGTCAGCCATTGGGGGGAAGGCGGCGTTGTGAAGAATATAAAGGCAGTCAGCTGGGACAAAGATTTTGTAAAAGAGCTTGGAGTGCTGCCATGCTCCTATCACAGATATTATTATATGGCAAAAGAATATCTGGAAGAAGCCCTGGAGAAATATGAAAAACATGAGACAAGAGCAGAGCTTGTGGAACAGGTGGAAAAAAAGCTGTTTGAGCTTTATCAGGACCCTGAATTGGATGAAAAACCGGAATTGCTTTCCCAGCGGGGCGGTGCTTATTACAGTGATTCTGCATGTAATCTGATCCATTCCATTTATAATGACAAGGGAGATATTCAGGTGGTAAACACCGTAAACAGAGGTGCCATAAAAAATTTCAGAAATCATGAGATCGTGGAAGTCAGCTGCAGGATAACAAAGGATGGACCGGTTCCGGTAAACGGTGTGGAACTGCCATGGACGGTCAACGGTCTTTTGCAGCAGATCAAATCTTTTGAAATAGCCGGGTGCCGGGCGGCCATAACCGGAAGCCCACAGAAGGCCCTGCTGGCACTAATGATCAATCCCCTGGTGGGATCCCAGAAAGAAGCAAAGGCCGTTCTTTATGAGCTGCTGGAAGCACATAAAGAATATCTGCCTCAGTTTTTCAGCCATAAGGAGTGA